ACAAAATGATCCTAATTCATTTTTGCACATTAGGCTTTTAACTATTAATCATGTTCCAGTCCTTGTGCAAATTGCATTCCAAAAGGCCAATTCTCAGTTATAATTATGTATAACTTGATTATAAATGGAAGCATTTGGCTATGATTTATTCATGCTTATTGCTATTGAAGAAATAAGCAAAGTTTTACATTTACTGTGCAAGAATTTTAATTAGATTTGCACACATCTCAAAAAATTCTATTGTGTGACTTCCAGGTCTTGGAGTTAAGTCAACAGGAGAAGAGTCAAGGGAGGTTACAGATGAGGTAAGAGAAACTTCCGAGGATTTTCCTTGAGCTTCAGCATCTGAGTCATTCCTTTGGCAAGATCGATAGTTGCTCACTGATCCTGATCTCTGTGGAGTAGCAGTCCCTGATTTGGCCTCAGTAATTTCATCTGGGTAAAAAAGAATCTCAATTTTATTATAATCCTCTAccccctatatatatatatatatatatatatatatatatatatttttttttttttttttttttgccagtgttGAAGTTGCTTCTTAAATGAGATTACTGACCAGCTATCAAAAGCATGCTTATTTTGCATACCTTCTAAAACAGAGGCAATGGGCCTGTGTTAAACCACGTGCCTTTTTTACATACAGCAAGTATTCTCATGCTGGCTAATCAAGCTTAGCTACAGTATGTAGCTACTCATCAGTCTTTTGCAATTCAACATTACAAATCTAGTAAACCAACAACTTGGGACTTAATAAACATCATTCTCTGGCAATAAAAATTAATCCCTTTATATTAGAATCATAGACTGAGGCAAGTGAAATTTGGAAGGAATCCCAGAGATCATTTCATCCAACCCTTCATTTTATTGTTAAGATAAACCTAGAGAAGTCAAACAACTTGCCCAATGTTACAAACAAAGAGAGGTAACAGAGCCCAATTAAGTAACAAGATCTAATATATTATCTTCACTGTTTGTATGACATACATACCATCAATACTACGGAAATCCAGTAAGTAAGTTCTACTATCCACTTGATATAACTGTAGACTCATTTTGGAGTATGTGCTTGTCACAGGATTCTTCCTTCGAACACGCAAATAATACGGGTTTACAACCTAGCATATGGTATGGacaaaaacaaagtcaaaagctattttcatataaaatattttgtatatgacaGGTTTTCTAAATGTGCTTCATAATCAGAATGCTCTGTCTTACCTTCCATTCGTAATCCAGTTGTTTAATTGCTCTACAAACTTCTGCCATGATATCATTTGGTCGACTTTGACTTCTAATTCCCAAATGCCATTTTGCTTTCCTTACACCTTGATGTTTGGATTTCTGTGGATTTAATTCATCAAGGGTATGGCGTGCCCTTGGTGTTTCAGCAACCAAGAATGGTACTCTTTCGGGATGGGGCCGAGTCAAATGGTGATCATCCAGAAAAGAATCAGGTGGGCTTGTTGCCAAGTAGAAATCTTTGGCTTCATTCATTATTCTCCTGTTATCTATTATAAGGTGATAGGCAACTGCCAAAGGGTCCTGGTGATTTCTGTTATAAAGGCAGCTGAGAACTTCCTCTTCTGAACATTCAAATTTTTCACATACTTCTTTTAAGGCTTCATCATCAATCATGGTTGAACTATATGATGGATCCTCAGGAAAGAGATACTTTGGAAGGTCCTGTTTAAACCATTCATGTTCCCTGAGAGAAAATGGCAGGGAAGGGATAAGGATTTTGAGTAGAGCTAAGACTGAAAGTAACAGTTTGAAGAATTTACGAtatgaattcatttatatttatatccaCACTGTAtgaattatcattttttttttaataccaagaTTTTTTCTACTCAGTCTCACACTTCATTGAACAGACTGGGGGAAATGTTCCAGCCTCACTCTGATTTTTAGAGGGAGAAAGCATTGATAGGGCCATGGAAAAAGAAATCTCctacactttaaataaaaaatttcagaaCAAATGACAATTACAAAGAACAGCCTATTACCAGCTCAGAAACAGAACAGGTAAGAACATTTTAAGCCGACATATTGCATGGCTTCCATATAATACTCTCTTGATATAATGGTTAGtgaaaaaataagcagaatataAGAACAACTCAAAAACAGGCTATAACGACCATTCattgagtgcttaccatgtgctAGATTTTAGGctaaacattttatatacattatctcactTCATtctcaaaataactgaaaataatatCCCCTTGTTTTACATGAAAGAACTGAGGTTCAAACAGATCAAGGAACTTGTATAAGGTCTCAAAttcagtaagtggcagagctaagaTTGCAACCCAGTTGTATGTTACCATGCTCTGAATAATTACCTGTACCAATTCCCGTAATCATGAATATAAAAGATCACATTTGATCTCAACTCTATCAAAAATTATGCTAAGgctaaaaaaaatctataaaggaAAACACCCAAAAGAACAATGGTTATCTTCCAGGTGGtaggattaaaaataatttttattctctgttttcttttttggtgctAAGTATTTTCCAATTGTTACATGTAACACTTCtaactggaaaaatatataaaacaaaagcaaaaacatctctcttaagatattttaaaattataaattttatatagagaacaaaaaaacaatagagaggataaatatcaccaaaagttggtactttgagaagatcaacaagattgacaagcccctagctagaatgacaaaatcaaaaagagagaagacccatataaacaaaataatgaatgaaaaaggtgacataactgcagatcctgaagaaatttaaaaaattataagaggatactatgaacaactgtatggcaacaaactggataatgtagaggaaatggacaatttcctggaaacatatgaacaacctagactgaccagagaagaaatagaagacctcaatcaacccatcacaagcaaagagatccaatcagtcatcaaaaatcttcccacaaataaatgcccagggccagatggcttcacaggggaattctaccaaactttccagaaagaactgacaccaatcttactcaaactctttcaaaacattgaagaaaatggaacactacctaactcattttatgaagctaacatcaatctaataccaaaaccaggcaaagatgctacaaaaaaggaaaactaccggccaatctccctaatgaatatagatgcaaaaatcctcaacaaaatacttgcaaatcaaatccaaagacacattaaaaaaatcatacaccatgaccaagtggggttcattccaggcatgcaaggat
Above is a genomic segment from Choloepus didactylus isolate mChoDid1 chromosome 11, mChoDid1.pri, whole genome shotgun sequence containing:
- the PRKAA1 gene encoding 5'-AMP-activated protein kinase catalytic subunit alpha-1 isoform X2 — encoded protein: MRRLSSWRKMATAEKQKHDGRVKIGHYILGDTLGVGTFGKVKVGKHELTGHKVAVKILNRQKIRSLDVVGKIRREIQNLKLFRHPHIIKLYQVISTPSDIFMVMEYVSGGELFDYICKNGRLDEKESRRLFQQILSGVDYCHRHMVVHRDLKPENVLLDAHMNAKIADFGLSNMMSDGEFLRTSCGSPNYAAPEVISGRLYAGPEVDIWSSGVILYALLCGTLPFDDDHVPTLFKKICDGIFYTPQYLNPSVISLLKHMLQVDPMKRATIRDIREHEWFKQDLPKYLFPEDPSYSSTMIDDEALKEVCEKFECSEEEVLSCLYNRNHQDPLAVAYHLIIDNRRIMNEAKDFYLATSPPDSFLDDHHLTRPHPERVPFLVAETPRARHTLDELNPQKSKHQGVRKAKWHLGIRSQSRPNDIMAEVCRAIKQLDYEWKVVNPYYLRVRRKNPVTSTYSKMSLQLYQVDSRTYLLDFRSIDDEITEAKSGTATPQRSGSVSNYRSCQRNDSDAEAQGKSSEVSLTSSVTSLDSSPVDLTPRPGSHTIEFFEMCANLIKILAQ
- the PRKAA1 gene encoding 5'-AMP-activated protein kinase catalytic subunit alpha-1 isoform X1; this encodes MRRLSSWRKMATAEKQKHDGRVKIGHYILGDTLGVGTFGKVKGENPRVGKHELTGHKVAVKILNRQKIRSLDVVGKIRREIQNLKLFRHPHIIKLYQVISTPSDIFMVMEYVSGGELFDYICKNGRLDEKESRRLFQQILSGVDYCHRHMVVHRDLKPENVLLDAHMNAKIADFGLSNMMSDGEFLRTSCGSPNYAAPEVISGRLYAGPEVDIWSSGVILYALLCGTLPFDDDHVPTLFKKICDGIFYTPQYLNPSVISLLKHMLQVDPMKRATIRDIREHEWFKQDLPKYLFPEDPSYSSTMIDDEALKEVCEKFECSEEEVLSCLYNRNHQDPLAVAYHLIIDNRRIMNEAKDFYLATSPPDSFLDDHHLTRPHPERVPFLVAETPRARHTLDELNPQKSKHQGVRKAKWHLGIRSQSRPNDIMAEVCRAIKQLDYEWKVVNPYYLRVRRKNPVTSTYSKMSLQLYQVDSRTYLLDFRSIDDEITEAKSGTATPQRSGSVSNYRSCQRNDSDAEAQGKSSEVSLTSSVTSLDSSPVDLTPRPGSHTIEFFEMCANLIKILAQ
- the PRKAA1 gene encoding 5'-AMP-activated protein kinase catalytic subunit alpha-1 isoform X3; this translates as MVMEYVSGGELFDYICKNGRLDEKESRRLFQQILSGVDYCHRHMVVHRDLKPENVLLDAHMNAKIADFGLSNMMSDGEFLRTSCGSPNYAAPEVISGRLYAGPEVDIWSSGVILYALLCGTLPFDDDHVPTLFKKICDGIFYTPQYLNPSVISLLKHMLQVDPMKRATIRDIREHEWFKQDLPKYLFPEDPSYSSTMIDDEALKEVCEKFECSEEEVLSCLYNRNHQDPLAVAYHLIIDNRRIMNEAKDFYLATSPPDSFLDDHHLTRPHPERVPFLVAETPRARHTLDELNPQKSKHQGVRKAKWHLGIRSQSRPNDIMAEVCRAIKQLDYEWKVVNPYYLRVRRKNPVTSTYSKMSLQLYQVDSRTYLLDFRSIDDEITEAKSGTATPQRSGSVSNYRSCQRNDSDAEAQGKSSEVSLTSSVTSLDSSPVDLTPRPGSHTIEFFEMCANLIKILAQ